In a single window of the Arachis hypogaea cultivar Tifrunner chromosome 6, arahy.Tifrunner.gnm2.J5K5, whole genome shotgun sequence genome:
- the LOC112695575 gene encoding uncharacterized protein: MNREGGSNGGSCYYAVLGIRRDASFSDIRTAYRKLAMKWHPDKWARDPSTAGEAKRRFQQIQEAYSVLSDQSKRSMYDAGLYDPLEEEDQEFCDFMQEMISMMNNVKDEGDSLEDLQRMFVEMVGGDGVSFDSNQDQTAGKRGRGSGSRGNPAKRTNSRC; this comes from the exons ATGAATCGAGAAGGAGGATCCAACGGCGGATCTTGCTACTACGCCGTCCTCGGGATTCGCAGGGATGCCTCCTTCTCTGATATTCGCACTGCATACCGCAAGCTTGCTATG AAGTGGCACCCGGATAAGTGGGCCCGGGACCCTTCCACCGCCGGAGAAGCCAAGCGCCGCTTTCAGCAAATCCAGGAAGCTTACTCAG TTCTTTCGGATCAGTCCAAGAGGTCAATGTACGATGCTGGGCTCTACGATCCATTGGAGGAAGAAGATCAA GAGTTCTGTGATTTCATGCAAGAGATGATCTCAATGATGAACAATGTTAAGGATGAG GGGGACAGTTTGGAGGACCTACAGAGGATGTTTGTGGAGATGGTGGGTGGAGATGGCGTGAGCTTTGACTCCAATCAAGATCAGACGGCTGGGAAGCGTGGACGCGGCAGTGGATCAAGGGGCAACCCTGCCAAGCGCACCAACTCCCGATGCTAG
- the LOC112695572 gene encoding exonuclease DPD1, chloroplastic/mitochondrial, translating to MRAGSMIFSLVQVPRCRIHRLANYWGETFHSLSKTCGNNSSVRLLSSRTHGLQGGQKRKWTRRPITTNTEGTGSTKSRSTKHEILSEPILKTFTENVNKEQVVEFDNVQYCNLQQEIAQNKDLSSLVTVITFDIETTGFSRENDRIIEIALRDLQGGENSTFQTLVNPERCVPNSHIHRITTHMVNRPEVPRMEELIPILLQFVRSRQKPRGYVLWVAHNGRAFDFPFIMNEFRRHSTEIPPNWLFVDTLLLARELMKARGTKSTSISLGTLCEHYRIHVDGQAHRAMVDANTLALVLRRLTGDLKLTLSDLVKRSFTAFDIINSKKKKNSD from the exons ATGAGGGCAGGATCCATGATTTTTTCGTTAGTGCAAGTACCTAGGTGTAGAATACATCGCTTAGCAAATTATTGGGGTGAAACCTTTCATAGTTTGAGTAAGACTTGTGGAAACAATTCTAGTGTTAGGCTGCTTAGTTCTAGAACTCATGGGCTTCAAGGAGGGCAGAAAAGGAAGTGGACTCGAAGACCTATAACCACAAATACAGAAGGCACTGGGAGCACCAAATCAAGAAGTACCAAGCATGAAATTTTGAGTGAAcctattttaaaaacttttacagaaaatgtaaataaagAACAGGTAGTTGAATTCGACAATGTTCAATACTGTAACTTACAACAAGAGATTGCCCAGAATAAAGACTTGTCTAGCTTAGTCACAGTCATTACTTTTGATATTGAAACCACTGGATTCAGCAGAGAAAATGACCGGATCATTGAGATTGCACTTCGAGACCTTCAGGGTGGTGAGAACAGCACATTCCAAACTCTTGTAAATCCTGAACGCTGTGTTCCTAATTCACACATTCATCGCATTACTACTCATATGGTGAACAGACCTGAGGTTCCAAG GATGGAAGAACTGATTCCCATCTTATTGCAATTTGTTCGAAGCCGTCAGAAACCTAGGGGATATGTGTTATGGGTTGCTCATAATGGTCGCGCTTTCGACTTTCCTTTCATCATGAACGAATTTAGGCGACATTCTACAGAGATTCCTCCTAATTGGCTGTTTGTAGACACCCTTCTTTTAGCACGAGAACTCATGAAGGCCAGAG GAACAAAATCAACCTCAATATCCCTTGGTACATTGTGTGAGCACTACAGAATCCATGTTGATGGCCAAGCTCATAGGGCTATGGTAGATGCTAACACATTGGCTCTGGTACTTCGTAGGTTAACCGGTGATCTGAAGTTGACCCTCTCTGACCTTGTTAAAAGATCATTCACAGCATTCGATATTATCAActccaagaagaaaaagaattcagaTTAG
- the LOC112695574 gene encoding GATA transcription factor 16 produces the protein MRNCEGVSVIVLGSPRVLGVYSQSHSRLCFCFYSHYYSLLQQRAGVSRSTSTHLHFHFIFLSFADSVMVMMDLNKEWVCEELSESKKCCSDCKTTKTPLWRGGPAGPKSLCNACGIRYRKRRASAVGMRKGQERKRERSQNGGSSSSSDNELKESLKVNLMALGEEFWLLKKKQRSMCLLGEEEQAAVCLMALSCGYVFA, from the exons ATGCGGAACTGTGAGGGCGTTTCGGTCATTGTATTGGGGAGCCCTAGGGTTTTAGGGGTATATTCACAATCACATAGTCGGTTGTGCTTCTGTTTCTATTCTCATTACTACTCTCTGCTGCAGCAGCGTGCGGGTGTTAGTAGGAGTACTAGTACTCATTTACAtttccattttatttttctctctttcgcCGATTCGGTTATGGTAATGATGGATCTCAACAAG GAATGGGTGTGTGAGGAATTGAGTGAGAGCAAGAAGTGTTGTAGTGATTGCAAGACTACCAAGACTCCGCTGTGGAGAGGAGGACCTGCTGGTCCCAAG AGTCTTTGCAACGCGTGTGGAATAAGGTACCGGAAGAGAAGGGCTTCAGCGGTGGGAATGCGAAAAGGacaagagaggaagagagagagatcaCAAAATGGCGGTAGCAGCAGCTCCTCTGATAACGAGTTGAAGGAGTCGTTGAAAGTGAATTTGATGGCGTTGGGCGAGGAGTTTTGGTTGCTAAAGAAGAAACAGAGGAGTATGTGTTTGTTGGGGGAAGAGGAACAAGCCGCTGTGTGTTTAATGGCACTCTCTTGTGGCTATGTTTTTGCTTAA